The following is a genomic window from Adhaeribacter radiodurans.
TACCGGCCAGAAATTGAACTATGTTATTGGCCCACGGCGAGCCGGCGATGTGCCTCAAATTTATGCTGATGTTGCCAAATCTACGCAGGAACTAGGCTTTAAAACTGAGTTAGGCTTAGAAGAATCTTTAAAAAGTGCCTGGGACTGGGAAGTATATTTAAAAAATAAGCAACAAGCGGCAAGTTAAATCAGCTAATTTTTTAATCATTGCCGATAATTAATTTTATCAGAAGTAGTTATAAAAAAGTAGCTGGACAAATTAGCGGAATATACTGGATGTCTAAATTGCTATAATCGGCATAGATTTTAAAATTATAAGAAAATCCAACATCTAATATCCTGATACTTGTGTCTAATAATTGGTTGTAGTACTTAATCAAACCCCATGAAAATATTAATTACCGGCGGGGCCGGCTTTATTGGTTCGCACGTAGTGCGGTTGTTTGTTACCAAATACCCGAATTACCAAATCGTAAACCTCGATAAGCTCACCTACGCTGGCAATCTGGAGAACCTGCGTGATGTAGAAAATCAGCCGAACTATACTTTTGTAAAAGGCGACATTGTGGATGCAGACTTTATCCAGCAGTTGTTCTCGGAGCAGCAGTTTGATGCGGTCATTCACCTGGCCGCCGAGTCGCACGTGGACCGGTCTATTACTGACCCATTGGCGTTTGTGTATACCAACGTTATTGGCACGGTAAATTTACTAAATGCGGCCCGCAGCAACTGGAAAAGCAACCTGGAAGAACATGTATTTTACCACGTATCCACCGATGAGGTATACGGCACCTTGGGCGAAACCGGCATGTTCACCGAAGAAACCAAGTACGATCCGCATTCGCCGTACTCGGCTTCTAAAGCCAGCTCCGACCATTTTGTACGCGCTTATTACGACACCTATGGGTTGCCGGTAAAAATATCCAATTGCTCCAACAATTACGGCCCTAATCATTTTCCGGAAAAATTAATACCGCTGGCTATAAATAATATCCGCAACGGCAAACCAGTACCGGTTTACGGCAAAGGCGAAAACGTGCGTGACTGGCTATTTGTAAAAGATCATGCTACGGCCATTGACGCAGTTTTTCATCAAGGAAAAGTGGGCGATACCTATAACATTGGCGGCGTAAATGAATGGAAAAACATTGATTTAATCCGGTTGCTCTGCGATGTAATGGACGAGAAAACCGGTAAACCTCAAGGTGCTTCGCAAAAGTTAATCACGTTTGTCACCGACCGGGCTGGCCACGATTTGCGTTACGCCATTGATTCGTCTAAAATTATGCGCGAACTAGGCTGGAAACCTTCCGTAACTTTTGAGCAAGGTCTGGCCCAAACCGTTGACTGGTATCTGCAAAACACCGAATGGCTGGAACACGTTACCTCCGGCACTTACCAGGACTATTACGACAAGCAATATACCCGATAAGTAAATTATGAATTAGAAATGTCTTATTATAGAGCGTTTTCAAAAACTAATTTCTAATTCCTGATTTTTAATTTTTAATCAAAAAAACGTGTACGAAAATCCCTTTCACAGCCAAGCCCTCGAAAGTTTATCGTTTTTGGTAACGGGTGGCGGCGGCTTTATTGGTTCTAATATTGTTGAGTATTTACTAAAATATAATGTGGGCAAAGTTCGGGTGCTCGATAACTTCTCGAACGGATTTTTAAAAAACATCAAAGCTTTTCAGGACGATTCCCGTTTTGAGCTGATTGACGGGGATATTCGCAACCCGGAAGTTTGCCAGCAGGCTTGCGCCGGAATGGATATTGTGCTGCACCAGGCCGCTTTGGGATCGGTGCCGCGCAGCATTAAAGACCCGATTACTACCAACGACGTTAATATTGGTGGTTTTGTGAATATGCTTACCGCCGCCAAAGACCAGCAGGTAAAACGCTTTGTATATGCGGCTTCTTCTTCTACTTACGGCGACAGTAAAACCTT
Proteins encoded in this region:
- the rfbB gene encoding dTDP-glucose 4,6-dehydratase; its protein translation is MKILITGGAGFIGSHVVRLFVTKYPNYQIVNLDKLTYAGNLENLRDVENQPNYTFVKGDIVDADFIQQLFSEQQFDAVIHLAAESHVDRSITDPLAFVYTNVIGTVNLLNAARSNWKSNLEEHVFYHVSTDEVYGTLGETGMFTEETKYDPHSPYSASKASSDHFVRAYYDTYGLPVKISNCSNNYGPNHFPEKLIPLAINNIRNGKPVPVYGKGENVRDWLFVKDHATAIDAVFHQGKVGDTYNIGGVNEWKNIDLIRLLCDVMDEKTGKPQGASQKLITFVTDRAGHDLRYAIDSSKIMRELGWKPSVTFEQGLAQTVDWYLQNTEWLEHVTSGTYQDYYDKQYTR